The Desulfovibrio sp. G11 region AATCCCTGGGGAGGTTCTTCATCGCCCCAGTATACATGGCGTTCCCACTGTACCGGAGCGTTTTGCGGCAGCAGGCCGCCGTCGGCAGCCGGAGGGTATGCCGACAGCTGCCGGGCGAGATGGTCGCGCAACAGTTGCCCGTCAGGGCAGACAAGGAGGGAAAAACCAGGGCGGGTAGTGCTCATAACCCTATCATAGCGGTAAAAGTTTTTGTGGGGAAGAGTTATGGGGAAGGGAAGCCTTTACGACGCTTCCCTTCCCCATAACATATTCTCGGTCAATTACCGGGCACAGCCGGGCATGGAGTCTTTCGCATGGTAACGGTGCGCTTCGTCCCCAATAAGGAGTTTCCTGCGCGTTGTCATTCTGTCGAAAAACGTAATTTTCGGCAGAATCACGCCGTGTTACGGTGTGCTGGACTCTCGTGCCGTGTTAGTACATGCAAACTTTTTCACCGGTACAATGCGCTAATTGGCCACGATGTTGACCAGCTTGCCCGGAACCACCACCACCTTGCGGACAGTCAGCCCGGCTGTGTGGCGCTGCACCGAGCTGTCTGCAAGGGCGGCTTCTTCCATGGCGGCCTTGTCGGCCCCGGCGGGGATGTCCACCGTGCCGCGTAGTTTGCCGTTGACCTGAAGGGCCACAGTCACTGTATCCTGCGCCGTGGCCTCCTTGTCCCACTGGGGCCAGGGCTCGTCAGACAGGGATGCGTCATGCCCCAGGCGGTTCCACAGTTCTTCACAGACATGCGGGATTATGGGTGAAAGCAACGTAAGCACCGTGGCCATAGCTGAAGAGAATACCCGTCTGTCGCCTTCGGTCGATCCCATTTTTTCGCGTGAAATGTACATGGTGTTGACCAGTTCCATCACAGCGGCAATGGCTGTGTTGAACTGGAAGCGGTCTCCCATGTCTTCTCCGGCTTTTTTAACAGTCAGGTGTTCACGGCGGCGCAGATCGCGGGCTTCAGGGCTTTGGGCGTCCTGGGCAGTCGAGGCGCAGGCCTTGAGGGGCAGCAGGCGTGCCTGTTCTTCCACAAAAAGCCGCCATACGCGGTTGATGAAGCGCGAAGCCCCCTCAATGCCCGAATCGGACCAGTCGAAATCCCTTTCGGCAGGGGCGGCAAACAGGCAGAAAAGCCGCACAGTGTCTGCCCCATATTTTTTGATCATTTCTGTGGGGTCAACCACGTTGCCCTTGGATTTTGACATCTTGCCGCCGTCTTTGAGCACCATGCCCTGCGTGAGCAGGTTGTTGAAAGGCTCGGAAAGTTCGGGTGGGAAGAAACCCATGTCGCGCAGTACTTTTGTGAAAAAGCGGGAGTAGAGCAGATGCAGAATGGCATGCTCCACACCGCCGATGTACTGATCCACAGGCAGCCAGTACTTCACCGCGTCCATATCAAAAGGCGTTTCAGTGTCGCGGGCGCTGGCAAAGCGCGCGAAGTACCATGAGGACTCCACAAACGTGTCCATTGTATCTGTTTCGCGCCGGGCCGGACCGCCGCATTGGGGGCAGATGCACTGCGCGAAGGACGGCGTATCGGCCAGGGGGGACCGGCCATCGCTGCGGGTTTTTACATCCAGCGGCAGCAGTACGGGCAGGTTTTCTTCCTTTTCCGGCACAGCCCCGCACTTGTCGCAATAAATTACCGGGATAGGAGCGCCCCAGTAGCGCTGGCGCGAGATGTTCCAGTCACGCAGGCGGAACTGGGTGGTAGCTTTGCCCTTGCCGTTTTTTTCAAGGCTCTGGGCCACGGCTTTTTTGCCGTCTTCGTTGAGCATGCCGTCAAACTGGCCGGAATTGACCATGACGCCTTCACCGGTATAGGCCTCGGGCATGGTTTCGGGCGTGAGTTCCTGCCCTTCGGGGCAGATGACCACCTGTACGGGCAGGCTGTATTTGTGGGCAAACTCAAAGTCGCGCTGGTCGTGAGCGGGAACGCCCATAACCGCGCCCGTGCCGTAGTCGGCCAGGACAAAGTTGCCGAGCCACAGGGGAACACGCTGGCCCGTAAAGGGATGAAGCGCGTAAGCACCGGTGAAGATACCTTCTTTTTCCAGCAGGTCGGACTGGCGGTCCAGACGGTCCATGTTGCGGATGCGCTCTACAAAAGCCCGGACTTCATCGGCTTTTTCGTAGCCTTCAATCAGGTGCTCAACCAGGGGGTGCTCGGGGGCCAGCGTCATGAAGGTTACGCCGAAGACCGTGTCGGGCCTGGTGGTAAAGACGTCAATGCCCTTTACGCCTTCCACGTTTTTTTCCAGGCCAAAGGTAATGGCCGCACCGGTGGATTTGCCTATCCAGTTGCGCTGCATGGCGATGACGCGTTCAGGCCAGCCGCCTTCAAGCGTGCCAAGATCACGAAGCAGTTCATCGCCGTAGGCCGTGATCTTGAGAAACCACTGGGTCAGGTCTTTTTGCACCACGCGGCTGTCGCAACGCCAGCACAGACCGTCAATGACCTGTTCATTGGCCAGCACTGTATGACAGGAAGGGCACCAGTTCTGCGGGGCTTTTTTGCGGTAGACGAGTCCCTTTTTCAGCAGGCGCAGAAAAAACATCTGCTCCCACTGATAATATTCGGGGCGGCAGGTGGCGATTTCACGCGACCAGTCATAGGAATAGCCCAGCCGTTTCAATTGGGCGCGCATGGTGCGGATATTGGCATAGGTCCATTCCGCGGGATGGGTGTTGTTTTTGATGGCGGCGTTTTCCGCAGGCAGGCCAAAGGCGTCCCACCCCATAGGATGCAGCACGTTATAACCCTGCATGCGTTTGTTGCGCGCGACCACATCGCCGATGGAGTAGTTGCGCACATGGCCCATATGTATGTTGCCCGAAGGGTAGGGGAACATTTCGAGCACATAGTATTTGGGCTTGTTGCTTTCATGGCTGCAGGCAAAGGCGTTTTCTGCCTGCCAGCGGGCCTGCCATTTTTCTTCAATTGCTTGCGGATTGTAGCGTTCTTGCGTCATGGGGCATACCGGTTCAGATAGATGTATTGGAGGGTGCGGCGCAGCGTTGCAGCTCGCCGTTTTCCAGAGCCTTGGCCACAGCGTCGAGAATGCCGTTGATGAAGTTCTTGGCATTGCCTTCACCAAACTGGCGACTCAGCTCCAGAGCTTCATTGATGGCCACCTTGGGCGGTACATCAGCACGAAAAACAAGCTCATACGCAGCCAGCCGCAGCAGGGTCAGTTCAACCCGGCCCATACGGTCCACGCGCCAGTTGTGCGAAAAACGGCTGATAGTCTCGTCCAGAGCAGAGCTGTTGCTCCATACTCCTTCCACAAGCTCCCAGGAAAAGCCGCAGGCTTCCACAGGAACACCGCTTTCCTCACTGCGCGCCAGATTGTCAGGCGACATGCGAAAACTGCGGCGCAACTCTTCAAGAGAGCGGGCCGGCGTGAAGGAGAGACCGTACAGAACCTGAAAAGCCAGTTCACGCTCACCGCGCCTGGTGGCATTTTTGCCTTTGGCCATGGGTTACAACTGCTCCATAACGCGGATGGTTTCCAGCATGGCAGCCGCAGCTTCCACACCCTTGTTACCTGCCTTGGAACCGGCACGCTCAATGGCTTGCTCGATATTGTCGCAGGTCAGCAGGCCAAAGCCAACAGGCATGCTGTGTTGCAGCATGGCCTGGGCAATGCCCTTGCTGGCCTCGGCGCATACGTAATCAAAATGGGGAGTTCCACCACGGATGACAGCGCCCAGAGCCAGGATGCCGTCATACTTGCCGGACGCGGCCAGCTTCTGGCAGACCAGGGGCATCTCGAAAGCGCCGGGAATGCGCACCATGGTCACGTTTTCCATGTCCAGACCGTGACGCTCCAGATAGTCCAGCGCACCGCCCACCAGGCGGTCTACAATAAAGTCGTTAAAGCGGGTGGCCACAACGGCCACCTTGAGGCCCTTGGCGTCCAACTGGCCCGCAATGGTTTTCACAGTGCTCATGGCGACTCCTCGGCGCAACGATGCGCCCTGTTCCTTCGTGATATATGGGTTATAAAAATGTCATGCAAACGCGGCTGTGTCTGCGCCTGGCGAACTTCACCCGCAAGGGGCGTTTTCTGCGCATGACGCAAAAGTATGGCATGACGCTTCCGCGCGGCACGATGCCGCGCACGGTCATTGCCATATGGAAGGTCTATAGAAAACCTTGCCGCAACAGAAAATCCTTGCTCAGCCCCGATACTTCAGGGTCTGTCTTGTCGCTGTTTGTACTGTTTCCGGCCCAGGGACCCAGCAGGCGGCGGACGTATTTTCCGATGAGGTCGGTTTCCATATTGACCGTCACGCCCGGACGCCAGTGCAGCATGGTGGTGCGCTTCTGTGTATCGGGGATGATGTTGACCTCAAGAAAATCCGGGCCGCAATCATTGACCGTAAGACTTATGCCGTCAAGAGACACGGACCCCTTGGGGATAACCTCCGCCCCAAATTCGGCGGGAAAGACAAGGCGGCAGCAAAGGGACTGTCCGGTCCGGCGTACTTCGCGCACGGTGGCAAGGCAGTCCACGTGACCGCTCACCAGATGCCCTCCCAGACGGTCGCCCATGGCCAGCGCCCTTTCCAGGTTGACCAGATGCCCGACTTGCAGGCCGCCCAGAGTTGTGCGCGTGAGCGTCTCGGCCGAGGCATAGGCTGTGAAGGTGTTGGCCCCGTGTTCTTCCACTGACAGGCAGGCTCCGTTGACGGCAATGGATTCGCCATCAATGATGTTGGGCAAGGTAAACAGGGGGCGCAGACATATACGGCATTCCGTGCCGCTTTTACGCATGGAGCGCACCTCGCCCTGTCCCTGTATGATACCGGTAAACATGATTTCCTACTTTTCTTCCACGGCTTGCAGCGGGCGCAGCTCAATATGGATGTCGCCCCCGCTGATGTGGCTGCCTGTCACGCGCATGCGCAGGGCTTCGTCCAGGCTGAGGGGGGCACGGCCGGAAAAAAGCGGTTGCGCGTCCGCGTCTCCCAGAATCATCGGGGCCATATGCAGGCGGAATTCGTCCACAACGCCAGCCTCAAGAAGGCTGAGGGCCAGATGCCCGCCGCCTTCGCACAGCAGATAGGGGCAATCCAGCTCTTCACGCATTGTGCGCAGCATATGGGTCAGGTCCGGCCCGCCGCGCAGGCTCGGCCCCAGTGAAAGAACGCGCACTCCCATGTCGCGCAGGGCCTTGGCTGTGGTGGAGGCCGCCGCAGCAGGCGAGGCCAGAAATACGGTCTGCTGGGGCCGCTCTTTGAGCAGGTAAAAATCGGCATCCGGCTGGGGCAGGCGTGAGGTGAGCACGCAGGCCAGGGGCTGCGGGCCGAGAGGCTCGCCATCATTGATGGGCCGCACGGTAAGCCGCGGATCGTCAGCCCTGAACGTGCCCCCGCCCACAAGTACAGCGCCGCCGCAGCGGCCTATGCCGGCCCTGAGGCGCTGTACTTCCTGCCGGGATTCTTCCGAACTGATCCACTGCGACTCGCCCTTGCGCGTGGCTATACGCCCATCAAGTGTGGCGGCCATTTTAAGAATCACGTAGGGGCGCTGTGCCTGCTGCCAGACAAGAAAATCTGCCACAAGGTCACGGCAGGCATCTGCGCAGACGCCCTCAATGACATCCAGGCCGGATTCGCGCAGCCGGCATGCGCCGCCGCAGGCTTCGGGATTGGGGTCGGACAGCCCCACCACGATTTTTTTTATGCCTGCCCGCAGCACGGCATCGGTGCAGGGGGGAGTTTTGCCCTGATGGCAGCACGGTTCAAGCGTGACAACCAGCGTACACTCAGAAGGGTCGACTCCTTGCGCGGCAGCGTCATTAAGGCAGTCCACCTCGGCATGGTCCAGCCCGAAGGCGCGATGCCAGCCCCTGGCGACAATGTGTCCATCGCGCACAAGAACAGCCCCCACCATCGGGTTGGGGCAGGTCTTCCAGCGGCCCTGTTGTGCCAGCGCGATGGCTTCGCGCATAAAGGGGGTGTAATCCAGTTCAGACATGGCTACTCCGGCCGGGGGCTTATGGCGGGTGGGGTAAAGTCCAGCCTTTCCAGTTGAATCCCGGCTTCCTTGAGCATGGTAGTGGCAAGCTCGTCAGGATAGTGCTCGGCGTAATAGATGCGCCTTATACCGCAGTTGATAAGCATTTTGCTGCATTGCACGCAGGGATGGGTGGTGCAGTACAGTTCGGCTCCGCTGATATTTATGCCGTGCACGGCCGCCTGGATGATAACGTTCTGTTCTGCGTGCAGCCCCCGGCAGATTTCATGCCTCTGTCCCGATGGAATGCCCATCTGTTCGCGCAGGCAGCCTACCTCAAGACAGTGGGGAACTCCCGCGGGCGCACCGTTATAGCCGGTGGCGAGAATGCGTTTGTCCTTCACTGCCACAGCCCCCACCCGGCGGCGCGTGCAGGTGGAGCGCCCACTGACAAGGTAGGTGATGTTCATGAAGTACTCGGGCCAGGGCAATCTTTGCATGGGATATCCGTTAAATTTTTCGCTAGTGTACATAGGGGAAGCGTAAAAGCCAAGCCGACGGTTCGGCTTTTCGGCATAAAGGCTGTTTCACCGGAGCCAGGCTCAAGGTTTTTTCGGTATCCCGCAGGTTGTGCAGGTGCAAGGTTCAGTGAAGCCTCGTTGCGCAACGGCGGCCCGGAAGCCGAAACCTCCGGGCCGCGATGATCGCGGCAGGCGTCTGCCTGCCGGTACGGCCTGACCGTAAGCAGCCCGCTGAAGTTTCTGACCGGCGGCGGGGATGTTGGCCTGAATGCCGCTCTGGCGTTTTTTGAGCCGGCCACCGGATTCAACCGTCCGGGCCTTGCAGAGCGGATGCTTTACAAGGCCCGGATATTTTTTACCTGTCAACTGAACGCCCGGAGATCTGAAAACCTTTGAAAAGGGCAACCTTGCAAATGTTTTCAGGCAAGGTGGGCGAACAGGGGGAACTGATGTGCGAATTCTTCAACGTTTTTACGAATTTTTTCAAGTTCCGCAGTGTCGTTCCGTTTTTCAAGCGCTGTAATGATAAACTGCCCCACAGTGCGCATGTGCTCCTGCTTCATGCCGCGCGTGGTAAGGGCGGCAGTGCCCAGGCGTATGCCGGACGTAACGAAGGGCGAGCGCGTTTCAAAGGGCACGGTGTTTTTATTGACCGTGATGCCCGCCGTATCCAGGGCAATTTCAGCGTCCTTGCCGGTAATATCCCTGCTGGTCAGGTCAACCAGCATGAGGTGGTTGTCCGTACCGCCGGAGACAAGGTCGTAACCCGCTTCCGTAAGGCATGCGGCCAGGGTTGCGGCGTTATCCAGCACCTGCTGCTGATACACCTTGAAGGCAGGGTGCAGGGCTTCGCCCAGGGCCACGGCCTTGGCGGCAATGACATGCATGAGGGGACCGCCCTGAATGCCGGGGAAAATCTGACTGTTCAGGGTTTTGCCCATATCTTCCGTGGACAGTATCATGCCGCCGCGCGGACCGCGCAGGGTTTTGTGCGTGGTTGTGGTGGTGATATGGGCATGCGGAACCGGGCTTTGGTGCAGACCTGCAGCCACGAGACCCGCGATGTGGGCCATGTCCACCACAAGCTTTGCGCCCACCTCATCGGCAATGGCGCGAAAACGGGCAAAATCAATGGCGCGGGGGTAGGCGCTGGCGCCGGCAACAATGACACTGGGCTTGTGTTCGCGGGCTTTTGCGGCCACATCGTCATAGTCGATGCGCCCGGTTTCGCGCTGCACCCCATACGAGATGATCTTGAAAAGACGGCCGGAAAAGTTCACGGGGCTGCCGTGAGTGAGGTGCCCGCCGTGGGAAAGGTCCATGCCAAGAATGGTGTCACCGGGTTTGAGAACTGCCAGGTAGGCGGCCATGTTGGCCTGTGAGCCGGAGTGGGGCTGCACGTTGACGTATTGTGCGTCAAAAAGCAGCTTGGCTCTTTCCTGCGCCAGGGTTTCCACCATATCCACGTATTCGCAGCCGCCGTAGTAGCGCTTGCCGGGATAGCCTTCGGCGTATTTGTTGGTCAGTACGCTGCCCTGGGCTTCGCGCACCGCCGTGGAAACAATGTTTTCCGAGGCGATAAGCTCAAGCTTGCCCATCTGCCTTTGCGATTCCAGAGCAATGGCCTTTGCGATTTCCGGGTCTTGCAGCAGAATTTCATCCATGAACTTGGCATCCTTAGTGAAATATACTGCCCGCCACAGTGGCGGGCAGTGTGTGTACTGGGCTGGCCCGGCGGAGAGTACAGCGTCCGGCGGCCTGTTACAGGCTTTCGGACGGTGCTGACCAGTCAGGCGGGCCGTGGCGATAGCGGGGCCTTTTTTTCAGAAGGCGCTGATCAGCGGCCTGGTTGTCCGTGATCTGCCCGGATTTCCTGTGCGAACCCCTGTGCGCTGACGCACCTGATTCGCGCATGGTGTCTTGCCGAAAGGGAGCGGATGCCCACCCGCCGGAGCTTTCTGAAAAACAGGGTTGTCCCGTAGCGGCGCGGAGACGCTAACCGTGCGCCGCCGGATGCCTGCCGGAAATACGAACCGTACCGGCAGGCATGGCGGACGGCATGCTATTTATCGTCCCACTTCTTCAGGATCAGGCTGGCATTGGTGCCGCCAAAGCCAAAAGAGTTGCACATGGCATACTCACAGGCGATATTTTGGGATCCGTCAGCCATATAGTCGAGATCGCATTCCGGATCGGGATTTTCAAGGTTGATGGTACCCGGCAGCTTTTCATCATGCAGGGCCAGCGCGGTGAAGACAGATTCTATGCCGCCGGCCGCGCCGAGCAGGTGACCGGTCATGGATTTGGTGGCAGAGATTTTGACCTTCTTGGCGTGGGCGCCGAAAACCAGCTTGATCGCCTTCGTTTCCGTGCTGTCATTGAGCATGGTGGACGTGGCGTGGGCATTGATGTGCCCGATGGCCGACGGGTCTATCCCGGCTTCGCGCAGGGCATTTTGCATGGCGCGGGCCATGCCTTCGCCATTTTCACAGGGGGCGGTCATGTGGTAGGCGTCGCCCGACGCGCCATAGCCGACCAGCTCCGCATATATCCTGGCCCCGCGTTCCTGAGCCGATTCCAGCGTTTCAACAAAGAGCAGCCCGGCCCCTTCGCCGATGACAAAGCCATCGCGTTTGGCGTCGAACGGGCGCGAGGCCTTGGTGGGGTCGTCATTGTACTGGGTGGAGAGCGCCTTGAGCGCCGTAAAGCCGGCCACGCCGAGGGGCGTTACCGTGGCCTCCACACCACCGGTGATGACAGCCTTGACCCGCCCCAGCAGAATTTCGCTGAACGCGGTACCCATGGCATGAATGGCCGAGGCGCAGGCCGTGGTGGTGACAATATTGGGGCCTTTGGCGCCTGTAAAGATGGAAATCTGCCCCGGACCCATGTTTGAAATCAACATGGGAATCATGAAGGGCGATATCCTGTTGGGGCCGGCCTCCAGCAGCTTGGCGTGGTACGTTTCAATAGTGTGCAGGCCGCCAAGGCCGATGCCGAGAATAACGGCGGTGTCATAGGCATTGGCGTCCGTCACTTCATAGCCCGCGTCCCTGAGCAGCATCTGGGCCGAAGCCACGGCAAACTGGGTAAAACGGTCCATGCGCCGCACCTGTTTGGCGGGCATGAAATCTTCGGGCACAAAATTTTTCACTTCTCCCGCGATACGCGAATCGTAGGCGGAAGCGTCAAAAAGCGTGATGGGCGCGATGCCCGACTCGCCTGCGAGCAGTTTTTTCCAGGTGCTCTCAATATCGTTGGCGAGGGGCGTAACGCCGCCAACGCCGGTGATTACTACGCGGGGACGGGTCATGCATGCTCCTTTGGTGCGGGAGGGGGCTTTACCGCCCCCTCGCACGCTGCATATCTGGCGAACAAACCTTGCTATTTCTTTTCTTCGATATAGGCAATGGCGTCCTGAACTTTCAGGATCTTCTGAGCGTCCTCGTCGGCGATTTCGACTTCGAACTCTTCTTCCATGGCCATGATCAGTTCAGTCAGGTCCAGGGAGTCGGCGCCCAGGTCTTCCACGAAGCTGGCTTCGGGTTTGACTTCATCAGCGCTGACGCCCAGCTGGTCTACAATAATTTTTTTAACTTTTTCGGCGACATCAGACATGGTATCCTCCAGGTAATTTTAATATCCATCCAAACCCCGGCTTCAGGGCTGTGCCGGGTGCGTCTTCGGTTGTTCTGCTTACGTGTTTTCACGTTAGCTGCCTGGCCAACAAACATGCCTTGCGTTGTGCAGCCGCGCTTTTGCAAGACAGTGGCTGAAACAGGGTTGCCCTTGCAGGCCCCGGCATTGCAGCCGGGGATGGCCCGTTAAGCCGGGCATGTTTCGTGGCGCGGATTGTCAGCAACAACCCGCACAGGAGCAGCTAACAGTTTTACTGCAAAACTGCGCTAGCAGTACATGCCCCCATTCACTCCAAGCACCTGCCCGGTAATGTAGGCGGCCCTGTCCGAGGCGAGAAAAGCCACGGCATCGGCCACTTCCTGGGCAGTGCCCATGCGCTTGAGCGGGATAACTTCCTCATAGCTTTTACGCACATCGTCGCCGAGGGCGGCGGTCATGTCCGTTTCAATAAAGCCGGGAGCCACGGCGTTGACCGTGATCTGGCGTGCGGCCAGTTCCTTGGCGCAGGACTTGGTGAGACCCAGCAGGGCGGCCTTGGCCGAGGCGTAGTTGGCCTGACCGGCGTTGCCCATTTGGCCCACCACCGAAGAAATGTTTACAATACGACCCTTGCGGGCCCTGCTCATGATTTTGGCGGCCTCGCGGATGCAGATGAAGGCCCCGCGCAGGTTGACGTTGATTACCCGATCAAAGTCCTCATCCTTCATGCGGATAAGAAAACCGTCCTTGGTGATGCCCGCATTGTTCACGAGCACGGCAAGATCAACCTTGTCTTTGATCTCTGTCGTGAAAAAATCGGAAACAGCGACGCCGTCGCTCACATCAAGGGCAAAAGCCCTGGCCTGGCCGCCCGCCGCCCTGATTTCATCCACCACCTGCTCCGCCTCTGCGGGGCGGCTCACATAGGTGAGAAAAACCTGAAAGCCGTCCCGGGCAAGGGTTTGGGCAATGGCCCGCCCTATGCCGCGCGAACCGCCCGTCACAAGAGCTGTAGGCGTGGCGGTGGGCGTGGAATGCTCTGTACTCATGCTCGTTCTGCCTTTGCTGAAGGTGTCGTTTTTATAGCCCGCTCCGGCGCCTGTTTCAATGCTGCCGGAAGGGCGAAAAATGCGCGCGGTTGCACTGTCTCACGGCCGCGTCGTCTTCGGGGCAACTGGCATGCCCGCCCGGCGGTTTTGCCGGGATCTTTCCGCGTTTTCCGGGGCAGCCGTCATTTCACGGGCTGCGCCGCCCGGGCAGCAGCAGAGTATACGCCGGAAACGCCGTAGAACGGTGGTAACACCGTTACGGACGCTTTATCAAAGCAAAAAAGACCTAGAAACGCAGCAGGGCCGCGCCCCAGGTCAGGCCGGCGCCGAAGGCGGTGACAAGTATACGGTCTCCGGCCTTGATGCGCCCGGCTGCGCGGGCTTCGACAATGGCCAGGGGAATGGATGCCGAAGAGGTGTTGCCGTACTTGTCCACGTTGACGAAAACGCGATCGCCGGTCATGTTCAGGCGGCTGCCCACTGCCTCAATGATGCGCATGTTGGCCTGATGGGGAACCAGCAAGTCCACATCGCCGGTGCTCAGCCCGTTGCGGGACAGCACGTTTTCGCAGATGTGCACCATGTTGCGCACGGCATGCTTGTAGGTTTCGCGTCCTTGCATGGTGATGAAAAAATCGTCTTCAATGGTGTCACCCTTGGCATAGCGGCTGCTGGTGCCGCCGCCCACCACGATGAGGTCGCGCTGCGTGCCGTCGCTCTGGCAAACCACGTCTTCAACCCCGGCCAGCACATTGGACGAGGTTCCCGTGACTACGCAGGCGGTGGCCGCATCACCGAAAAGCACGCAGGTGCTTCTGTCGCTCCAGTTCACGCGTCTGGTGAGGGCTTCGGTGCAGACAAAAAGAATTTTGGCTTCCGGCTGGTGAGCCAGCAGGCTGCGGCAGATGGACAGGCCGTACAGAAACCCCGAGCAGGCAGCGCCGAAGTCAAAGGCCATGACAGGGCCTACGCCGAGCTGCCCGGCGATCATGCAGGCCACGGAAGGCGAAAGCACGTCCGGGGTGCAGGTGGCGGCGATAACGTGGGTCAGCTCTGCGGGCTCCATGCCCGCATCGGCCAGGGCCTTGCGGGCCGCCTTGAGCCCAAGGTCTGAGGCGTTCTCGTCATCAGCCAGTTTGTGGCGTTGCCGTATGCCCGTGCGGGAGACAATCCACTCATCGTTGGTGTCCACCACCCTGGCGAGGTCTTCGTTGGTCAGGACCGCGTCCGGCACATGGGCGCTCAGCGCAAGCAAATGGCAGAGAGGGTTCATTCTGTATACCGTCGGTTAGATGGCGCGGGAGAAGCGGGTAAGCTCCTCGTTGGCCAGGATGGTCTCGGCAAGGCGGCTGTTGGTTCCCTTGCGTACAAAGGTGCCGCCCATCTTGATGGCATTGGTCATGGCCAGGGCACTGGAGCGGCCATGACAGACGATGGCCAGGCCCTGAAGGCCCAACAGCGGAGCGCCGCCATATTCGGCGTAGTCAATGGTGCTGGCAAAACGCTTGAAGGCCCCCTTGGCGAGCATGCCGCCAAGGGCGGGCAGTACCCCGGAGGTAAAGACCTTCTTGAGCATGCGCACAAGAGAAGCCGCGAGGCCTTCGCTCATCTTCACCACCACGTTGCCCACAAATCCATCGCAGATCACCACATCAAGGTTGCCGGTAAAGATGTCCCGCCCTTCGGCATTGCCCACAAAATTGAGGTTTTGGGCCATCTTCAGCAGTTCGTAGGCTTCTTTTACCTGGCAGTTGCCCTTGCCTTCCTCTTCGCCGATGCTCAGCAGGCTGACCCGGGGCGAGGCATAGCCCAGCAGGTCACGGGCAAATGCATCGCCCATGAGGCCGAACTGAAAGAGATGGTAGGGGCGGCAGTCCACATTGGCTCCGGCATCAAGCACCACCACGGGATCTTTTTCCGTTGGCAGCAGTGCGGCCAGTGCGGGGCGTTCCACCCCTTGCAGGCGGCCCATAATAAACATGCCGCAGGCCACCGTGGCGCCGGAGTGCCCGGCGCTGACCACGGCGTCAGCGGCGCCTTCCTTGACCAGGCGGCAGGCCACCTGGATGGAGGAATTTTTTTTGCGGCGCAGGATGTCCGAAGGTTTTTCGTTCATATGCACCACATCATCAGCCTGAACAATGTCGTAATGCACGTCTTTGAGGGCGAGCT contains the following coding sequences:
- the glyA gene encoding serine hydroxymethyltransferase, with the protein product MDEILLQDPEIAKAIALESQRQMGKLELIASENIVSTAVREAQGSVLTNKYAEGYPGKRYYGGCEYVDMVETLAQERAKLLFDAQYVNVQPHSGSQANMAAYLAVLKPGDTILGMDLSHGGHLTHGSPVNFSGRLFKIISYGVQRETGRIDYDDVAAKAREHKPSVIVAGASAYPRAIDFARFRAIADEVGAKLVVDMAHIAGLVAAGLHQSPVPHAHITTTTTHKTLRGPRGGMILSTEDMGKTLNSQIFPGIQGGPLMHVIAAKAVALGEALHPAFKVYQQQVLDNAATLAACLTEAGYDLVSGGTDNHLMLVDLTSRDITGKDAEIALDTAGITVNKNTVPFETRSPFVTSGIRLGTAALTTRGMKQEHMRTVGQFIITALEKRNDTAELEKIRKNVEEFAHQFPLFAHLA
- the fabF gene encoding beta-ketoacyl-ACP synthase II — protein: MTRPRVVITGVGGVTPLANDIESTWKKLLAGESGIAPITLFDASAYDSRIAGEVKNFVPEDFMPAKQVRRMDRFTQFAVASAQMLLRDAGYEVTDANAYDTAVILGIGLGGLHTIETYHAKLLEAGPNRISPFMIPMLISNMGPGQISIFTGAKGPNIVTTTACASAIHAMGTAFSEILLGRVKAVITGGVEATVTPLGVAGFTALKALSTQYNDDPTKASRPFDAKRDGFVIGEGAGLLFVETLESAQERGARIYAELVGYGASGDAYHMTAPCENGEGMARAMQNALREAGIDPSAIGHINAHATSTMLNDSTETKAIKLVFGAHAKKVKISATKSMTGHLLGAAGGIESVFTALALHDEKLPGTINLENPDPECDLDYMADGSQNIACEYAMCNSFGFGGTNASLILKKWDDK
- the acpP gene encoding acyl carrier protein; amino-acid sequence: MSDVAEKVKKIIVDQLGVSADEVKPEASFVEDLGADSLDLTELIMAMEEEFEVEIADEDAQKILKVQDAIAYIEEKK
- the fabG gene encoding 3-oxoacyl-[acyl-carrier-protein] reductase, coding for MSTEHSTPTATPTALVTGGSRGIGRAIAQTLARDGFQVFLTYVSRPAEAEQVVDEIRAAGGQARAFALDVSDGVAVSDFFTTEIKDKVDLAVLVNNAGITKDGFLIRMKDEDFDRVINVNLRGAFICIREAAKIMSRARKGRIVNISSVVGQMGNAGQANYASAKAALLGLTKSCAKELAARQITVNAVAPGFIETDMTAALGDDVRKSYEEVIPLKRMGTAQEVADAVAFLASDRAAYITGQVLGVNGGMYC
- a CDS encoding beta-ketoacyl-ACP synthase III; the encoded protein is MNPLCHLLALSAHVPDAVLTNEDLARVVDTNDEWIVSRTGIRQRHKLADDENASDLGLKAARKALADAGMEPAELTHVIAATCTPDVLSPSVACMIAGQLGVGPVMAFDFGAACSGFLYGLSICRSLLAHQPEAKILFVCTEALTRRVNWSDRSTCVLFGDAATACVVTGTSSNVLAGVEDVVCQSDGTQRDLIVVGGGTSSRYAKGDTIEDDFFITMQGRETYKHAVRNMVHICENVLSRNGLSTGDVDLLVPHQANMRIIEAVGSRLNMTGDRVFVNVDKYGNTSSASIPLAIVEARAAGRIKAGDRILVTAFGAGLTWGAALLRF
- the plsX gene encoding phosphate acyltransferase PlsX — encoded protein: MNERPIIAVDAMGGDFGPSVVVPGAIEAARLYDLHVQLVGDTPKLEAELEKLALKDVHYDIVQADDVVHMNEKPSDILRRKKNSSIQVACRLVKEGAADAVVSAGHSGATVACGMFIMGRLQGVERPALAALLPTEKDPVVVLDAGANVDCRPYHLFQFGLMGDAFARDLLGYASPRVSLLSIGEEEGKGNCQVKEAYELLKMAQNLNFVGNAEGRDIFTGNLDVVICDGFVGNVVVKMSEGLAASLVRMLKKVFTSGVLPALGGMLAKGAFKRFASTIDYAEYGGAPLLGLQGLAIVCHGRSSALAMTNAIKMGGTFVRKGTNSRLAETILANEELTRFSRAI